The proteins below are encoded in one region of Micromonospora sp. DSM 45708:
- a CDS encoding 1-acyl-sn-glycerol-3-phosphate acyltransferase has translation MPLPPRWLRRLLLAPGVVLLAVAVVTTLPGWALLALAASPLVPGRLRPLRLLWIGTVYLVWDAAALLTLFVLWLASGFGRYKRSPSFQRAHYVVAGRFLRVLFWQARWTLRLSIDVVGTDPDTALPGRPELVLCRHAGPGDSFILIHALVNWFHREPRIVLKESLQWDPAIDVLLNRLPNRFIAPGADGRESAVRQISHLATGLDDDDAFVIFPEGGNFTPSRRLRAIARLRSLGLERMAMRAERMQHVLAPQPGGLLAALDAAPDAGVVFVAHTGLDQLLTVADVWRELPMDKRIVMRFWSVPPAEIPAGEQERIDWLFDWWARIDRWIAANRDGAADA, from the coding sequence ATGCCGCTGCCACCCCGCTGGCTGCGCCGGCTGCTGCTCGCGCCCGGCGTCGTGCTGCTCGCCGTCGCCGTGGTCACCACGCTGCCGGGCTGGGCGCTGCTCGCGCTGGCCGCGTCGCCGCTGGTGCCGGGGCGGCTGCGCCCGCTGCGGCTGCTCTGGATCGGCACCGTCTACCTGGTCTGGGACGCCGCCGCGCTGCTGACGCTCTTCGTGCTCTGGCTGGCCTCCGGGTTCGGCCGGTACAAGCGGTCGCCTTCGTTCCAGCGGGCCCACTACGTGGTCGCCGGCCGCTTCCTGCGGGTGTTGTTCTGGCAGGCCCGGTGGACGCTGCGACTGAGCATCGACGTGGTCGGCACCGACCCGGACACCGCGCTGCCCGGCCGCCCCGAGCTGGTGCTCTGCCGGCACGCCGGGCCGGGTGACTCGTTCATCCTGATCCACGCGTTGGTGAACTGGTTCCACCGGGAGCCCCGCATCGTGCTCAAGGAGAGCCTCCAGTGGGACCCGGCGATCGACGTGCTGCTCAACCGGCTGCCCAACCGGTTCATCGCGCCCGGCGCGGACGGTCGGGAGTCGGCGGTGCGGCAGATCAGCCACCTGGCGACCGGCCTCGACGACGACGACGCCTTCGTGATCTTCCCCGAGGGCGGCAACTTCACCCCGTCGCGGCGGCTGCGGGCGATCGCCCGGCTGCGGTCGCTCGGGCTGGAGCGGATGGCGATGCGGGCCGAGCGGATGCAGCACGTGCTCGCCCCGCAGCCCGGTGGGCTGCTGGCCGCGTTGGACGCCGCGCCGGACGCCGGGGTGGTCTTCGTGGCGCACACCGGCCTGGACCAACTGCTCACGGTCGCGGACGTGTGGCGTGAGCTGCCGATGGACAAGCGGATCGTGATGCGGTTCTGGTCCGTGCCGCCGGCGGAGATCCCCGCCGGCGAGCAGGAGCGCATCGACTGGCTATTCGACTGGTGGGCCCGGATCGACAGGTGGATCGCCGCCAACCGGGACGGCGCGGCCGACGCCTGA
- a CDS encoding serine/threonine-protein kinase, whose protein sequence is MKATLQAGRLLARRYRLIDRIGAGGMSVIWRARDEVLDRVVAVKVLAPSLAADARFRDMVREEARSAAQLDHPHVTAVHDYGETVAPDGSITSFVVMELLSGEELEHRLTEGPLPWPAAVETGAQVAEALAAAHRLGIVHRDVTPANVMMTGIGAKVLDFGIATRVGAPDEDEDGGTFGTPAYVAPERLDGAPAQPATDVYSLGVLLFETLTGQPPYPADTWEQLSAALAENAPPTLDGVPGLPRPVADICLRCLARDPRDRPTAHRVAAVLRDQLLPADPQAATMLAPTVTLPALTRAAAPPTQPVPVPSPPAAPPGPAAPPGPAAPGPAGAPAPAGGAGRRRVLALAGAGVVLVAAAALLVPALTPDRPVEPRVLPTAGPVEAPTGASPGDEEPATTPPPEPTRGPATTVPAAPTDEPADAAERVDGLIEAGLTDGQIRSDVGVDLRNLLRNAVAASNGEAVTAAVARLRGKIAERRREGSISPGYARQLDAAAAALVVGRT, encoded by the coding sequence GTGAAGGCGACACTCCAGGCCGGCCGTCTGCTGGCCCGGCGGTACCGGCTCATCGACCGGATCGGTGCCGGCGGCATGTCGGTGATCTGGCGGGCCCGCGACGAGGTGCTGGACCGGGTGGTGGCGGTGAAGGTGCTCGCCCCCTCGCTCGCCGCCGACGCCCGGTTCCGCGACATGGTGCGTGAGGAGGCGCGCTCAGCCGCCCAGCTCGACCATCCGCACGTCACCGCCGTGCACGACTACGGCGAGACGGTGGCACCGGACGGCTCGATCACCTCGTTCGTGGTGATGGAGCTGCTCAGCGGCGAGGAGCTCGAGCACCGGCTGACCGAGGGGCCGCTGCCCTGGCCGGCGGCGGTGGAGACGGGCGCGCAGGTGGCCGAGGCGCTGGCCGCGGCGCACCGGCTCGGCATCGTGCACCGGGACGTCACACCGGCCAACGTGATGATGACCGGCATCGGGGCGAAGGTGCTCGACTTCGGCATCGCCACCCGCGTCGGGGCACCGGACGAGGACGAGGACGGCGGCACGTTCGGCACGCCGGCGTACGTGGCGCCGGAGCGGCTGGACGGGGCGCCGGCCCAGCCGGCCACCGACGTCTACTCGCTGGGCGTGCTGCTCTTCGAGACGCTGACCGGCCAGCCGCCGTACCCGGCGGACACCTGGGAGCAGCTCAGCGCCGCGCTGGCGGAGAACGCGCCACCCACGCTCGACGGCGTACCCGGCCTGCCCCGGCCGGTCGCGGACATCTGCCTGCGCTGCCTGGCCCGGGACCCGCGGGACCGACCCACCGCGCACCGGGTGGCGGCCGTGCTCCGCGACCAGTTGCTCCCCGCCGATCCGCAGGCCGCCACCATGCTGGCGCCGACCGTGACGCTGCCCGCACTGACCCGCGCGGCGGCCCCGCCGACCCAGCCGGTCCCGGTCCCGTCGCCTCCGGCGGCCCCACCCGGTCCGGCGGCCCCACCCGGTCCGGCGGCCCCCGGTCCGGCGGGCGCACCGGCGCCGGCCGGCGGGGCGGGGCGGCGACGGGTCCTCGCGCTGGCGGGCGCCGGGGTGGTGCTGGTGGCCGCCGCCGCGTTGCTGGTACCGGCGCTGACCCCGGACCGGCCGGTCGAGCCCCGGGTGCTGCCGACCGCCGGGCCGGTGGAGGCACCCACCGGCGCGTCGCCCGGTGACGAGGAGCCGGCCACCACGCCGCCGCCCGAGCCGACACGTGGGCCGGCCACCACCGTCCCGGCCGCGCCGACCGACGAGCCGGCCGACGCGGCCGAACGGGTGGACGGGCTGATCGAGGCCGGGCTGACCGACGGTCAGATCCGCAGCGACGTCGGCGTGGACCTGCGCAACCTGCTGCGCAACGCGGTGGCCGCCAGCAACGGGGAGGCGGTGACCGCCGCGGTGGCACGACTCCGCGGCAAGATCGCCGAACGCCGGCGCGAGGGCAGCATCAGCCCCGGGTACGCGCGGCAGCTCGACGCCGCGGCGGCGGCGCTGGTGGTCGGACGCACCTGA
- a CDS encoding patatin-like phospholipase family protein — MAGGPVAFVLGGGGVLGAVEVGMLRALFRARIRPDLVLGTSIGAVNGALVAADPTEAVTDRLVRLWASPEASEVYGDSVARQLRRFAARTHLHSPRPLRRLLESELGESTTFADLAVPFRCCAANIERAAEYWFSDGPVVPAVLASASVPGLLPPAQIAGQHYIDGGVVNSIPVGEAVAAGATQIFVLQVGRIERELSPPRRPWEVAQVAFEVARRHRFAREMAALPDGVEVHVLPTGGLEPRDDSPWAYRDMAAVGRRISRAYTASRRYLDTALER; from the coding sequence ATGGCAGGCGGTCCGGTGGCGTTCGTGCTCGGCGGCGGGGGAGTGCTGGGGGCGGTCGAGGTCGGCATGCTGCGCGCCCTGTTCCGCGCCCGCATCCGGCCCGACCTGGTGCTCGGCACCTCGATCGGCGCGGTCAACGGCGCCCTGGTCGCCGCCGACCCGACCGAGGCGGTCACCGACCGGCTGGTCCGGCTCTGGGCCTCCCCGGAGGCGAGCGAGGTGTACGGCGACTCGGTCGCCCGGCAGCTACGTCGCTTCGCCGCGCGGACCCACCTGCACTCGCCCCGCCCGCTGCGCCGCCTGCTGGAGAGCGAACTGGGCGAGTCGACCACGTTCGCCGACCTGGCCGTGCCGTTCCGGTGCTGCGCGGCGAACATCGAGCGCGCCGCCGAGTACTGGTTCTCCGACGGGCCGGTGGTGCCGGCGGTGCTCGCGTCCGCCTCGGTGCCCGGGCTGCTGCCACCCGCCCAGATCGCCGGCCAGCACTACATCGACGGCGGGGTGGTCAACTCGATCCCGGTCGGGGAGGCGGTGGCGGCCGGCGCGACGCAGATCTTCGTGCTCCAGGTGGGCCGGATCGAGCGCGAGCTGAGCCCGCCGCGTCGGCCGTGGGAGGTCGCCCAGGTCGCGTTCGAGGTGGCCCGCCGGCACCGGTTCGCCCGGGAGATGGCGGCGTTGCCCGACGGCGTCGAGGTGCACGTGCTGCCGACCGGTGGGCTGGAGCCACGCGACGACAGCCCGTGGGCGTACCGGGACATGGCGGCCGTGGGGCGGCGGATCAGCCGGGCGTACACCGCCTCCCGCCGCTACCTGGACACCGCGCTGGAGCGTTGA
- the cutA gene encoding divalent-cation tolerance protein CutA translates to MDQICVVTTVVDARRVADVLAAAAVAGRLAACAQVGGPVDSTYWWQSAIQTTAEWSVRFKTTPDRVDALVDQIRASHPYEVPEILVAREDSGNPDYTAWVHEHTRP, encoded by the coding sequence GTGGATCAGATCTGCGTGGTGACGACGGTGGTGGACGCCCGCCGGGTGGCGGACGTGTTGGCGGCTGCGGCTGTCGCCGGCCGCCTGGCGGCCTGTGCCCAGGTCGGCGGCCCGGTGGACAGCACCTACTGGTGGCAGTCGGCGATCCAGACCACCGCCGAGTGGTCGGTGCGTTTCAAGACCACGCCGGACCGGGTGGACGCGCTTGTCGACCAGATCCGGGCCAGCCACCCGTACGAGGTGCCGGAGATCCTGGTCGCCCGGGAGGACAGCGGCAACCCCGACTACACCGCCTGGGTACACGAACACACCCGTCCCTAG
- a CDS encoding SCO7613 C-terminal domain-containing membrane protein, with the protein MENTGYPCPGCGAPADLVAGCRACGRPPYPPAAEVVRLDREIAALTPRVDAARLAYQELAGRLSTVRQRRAALAARIRLEIPAPRPAVAAVPPQPVRPAPPVAAPVRAGGAETSGRAVQGLLFVLGGLLLGTAAIVFTAVAWAAFGVAGRALILLAVTVLALAAPLLARARGLRGTAETIAAVGLLLVLLDGYAAWSVDLFGVAGWPGSRYAALVAAVSAAVAAGYGRLSRLTAPWFAAWLAAQPVLPLAVAAARPAAAGWALALTVLALGDLAVVVALRRRTAAGPVLAGGAVRAGQVLGLLGHGVALTLAAGCALVPLAVGRAAGTPLLAGGPLLAVALASVVGAGAAGGRVWRAVTAGLLVPVLAAALVRPVAAERPGLLLLAAGLAVAVLAGAVRALPARLRTGPRVGALAVAAGLGQVTVVLTGVVAAATAVAAFRAGPGGSVPSWGWQLPPALLLVAGAVALLTPRAARPVVGVVAAGLAVLAAPAVAGTPWPAVLVADLAVAAALLLGAVVRPRRGRVVVPVAASTGAVLAGHALLVGCAAPAGAVAVLAVTAVLGVTVAALGRRGAGTQPVVAGLALAVALLAVPAAVAVALLGLGAPTWWQVRGGTAAVVVPVVAVLTVRRRWPDLTGYASTGLAVALAVVGLGPLVVPGREPVALYAAAGVLLALAGGGGTRPAYALRAVGAALAGLALLAAAPGALAVLGDLPVRPWSGVPAGTVAPAQAARAGLTLLLLGAAAAAYARIGTPVGRRVLAALPFGAVALPVLLAAAGAPWPVVPAVAFGIGLAALLTAATAGRGLAAPVGDAPMSAAGASGVAAAGARPASTAGPAGARPASDVGGWPAVLVLLGAVLGGFGFGGLVATRAGTLVGLGALVVAGVVAGVAGRPGVVRSAGWLGAVAAATGFAVTAPLAGGLPLRTAGFTVLAVAAVTLHAAPALRTTLRRAGAALEGAAQAVALLALLLTAGALRHAAAVCVLWGVVVAVRVLRRGETPARRTGLAAVAGGSELLGGWLLLAAGGVAVLEAYTVPAAVLALGAGLLALRRRPGLTSWLALGPGLGAALLPSLVSVLVAADPQPLRRLALGVVALGAVLGGAARRWQAPVLLGAATLVPLALHELARSWDLLPRWIFLALGGLALIGLAATYERRRRDLTRLRAAVTRLT; encoded by the coding sequence GTGGAGAACACCGGCTACCCCTGCCCCGGGTGCGGCGCACCGGCCGACCTCGTCGCCGGCTGCCGCGCCTGCGGTCGCCCGCCCTACCCGCCCGCCGCCGAGGTGGTCCGGTTGGACCGGGAGATCGCCGCGCTGACCCCGCGGGTGGACGCCGCCCGGCTCGCGTACCAGGAGCTGGCCGGCCGGCTGTCCACGGTCCGGCAGCGACGGGCGGCGCTGGCGGCCCGGATCCGTCTGGAGATCCCCGCGCCGCGCCCGGCCGTCGCCGCGGTGCCGCCGCAGCCGGTGCGGCCGGCGCCGCCCGTGGCCGCGCCGGTCCGCGCCGGCGGGGCGGAGACGTCCGGCCGGGCCGTGCAGGGCCTGCTCTTCGTGCTCGGTGGACTGCTGCTCGGCACCGCCGCGATCGTCTTCACCGCGGTCGCCTGGGCCGCGTTCGGGGTGGCCGGCCGGGCGCTGATCCTGCTCGCCGTCACCGTGCTGGCGCTCGCCGCGCCGCTGCTGGCCCGGGCGCGCGGGCTGCGCGGCACCGCCGAGACGATCGCCGCGGTGGGGCTGCTGCTGGTGCTTCTGGACGGGTACGCCGCCTGGTCGGTGGACCTGTTCGGGGTCGCCGGCTGGCCGGGCAGCCGGTACGCCGCGCTGGTCGCGGCCGTGAGCGCCGCCGTGGCGGCCGGCTACGGGCGACTCAGCCGCCTGACCGCCCCCTGGTTCGCGGCGTGGCTGGCGGCCCAGCCGGTGCTGCCGCTGGCGGTGGCGGCGGCCCGGCCGGCGGCGGCCGGGTGGGCGCTGGCCCTGACCGTGTTGGCGCTCGGTGACCTGGCGGTGGTGGTCGCCCTGCGACGCCGGACCGCGGCCGGCCCGGTGCTGGCCGGCGGCGCGGTCCGGGCCGGGCAGGTGCTCGGCCTGCTCGGGCACGGCGTGGCGCTGACCCTGGCCGCCGGCTGCGCGCTGGTGCCGCTGGCGGTCGGTCGCGCGGCCGGTACCCCGCTGCTGGCCGGCGGTCCGCTGCTGGCGGTGGCGCTCGCCTCGGTCGTGGGCGCGGGCGCGGCCGGCGGCCGGGTGTGGCGCGCGGTGACCGCCGGGCTGCTGGTGCCGGTGCTCGCCGCCGCGCTGGTGCGCCCGGTCGCCGCCGAGCGTCCCGGGCTGCTGCTGCTCGCGGCCGGGCTCGCGGTGGCGGTGCTGGCCGGTGCGGTCCGGGCGCTGCCGGCGCGGCTGCGGACCGGGCCACGGGTCGGTGCGCTCGCGGTGGCCGCCGGGCTGGGGCAGGTCACCGTCGTGCTGACCGGCGTGGTCGCCGCGGCGACCGCGGTCGCCGCGTTCCGGGCCGGGCCGGGCGGGTCCGTGCCGTCCTGGGGTTGGCAGCTACCGCCCGCGCTGCTGCTCGTCGCCGGCGCGGTGGCGCTGCTGACGCCCCGGGCCGCCCGGCCGGTGGTCGGGGTGGTGGCCGCCGGGCTGGCCGTCCTCGCCGCGCCGGCCGTGGCCGGCACGCCGTGGCCGGCGGTGCTGGTCGCCGACCTCGCGGTGGCCGCCGCGCTGCTGCTGGGCGCCGTGGTCCGGCCGCGCCGGGGCCGGGTCGTCGTCCCGGTCGCCGCGTCGACCGGCGCGGTGCTGGCCGGGCACGCGCTGCTGGTCGGCTGCGCCGCACCGGCCGGCGCCGTCGCGGTGCTCGCGGTGACGGCCGTGCTCGGCGTGACGGTGGCCGCGCTCGGCCGGCGCGGCGCGGGCACCCAGCCGGTCGTCGCCGGGCTGGCGCTGGCCGTGGCGCTGCTCGCCGTACCGGCGGCGGTGGCCGTCGCGCTGCTCGGCCTGGGCGCGCCGACCTGGTGGCAGGTGCGGGGCGGGACGGCCGCCGTCGTGGTGCCGGTGGTCGCCGTCCTCACGGTCCGCCGTCGGTGGCCCGACCTGACCGGGTACGCCTCGACGGGGCTCGCGGTGGCGCTCGCCGTGGTCGGCCTCGGGCCGCTGGTCGTGCCGGGCCGGGAACCGGTGGCGCTCTACGCCGCGGCGGGAGTGCTGCTGGCGCTGGCCGGCGGCGGTGGGACCCGGCCGGCGTACGCCCTGCGGGCGGTCGGCGCGGCGCTGGCCGGGCTGGCCCTGCTGGCCGCCGCGCCGGGCGCGCTGGCGGTGCTGGGGGACCTGCCGGTCCGGCCCTGGTCCGGGGTGCCCGCCGGCACGGTGGCCCCGGCGCAGGCGGCCCGGGCCGGGCTGACGCTGCTGCTCCTGGGTGCCGCCGCGGCGGCGTACGCCCGGATCGGGACGCCGGTCGGCCGGCGCGTGCTGGCGGCGCTGCCGTTCGGCGCGGTGGCCCTGCCGGTGCTGCTCGCGGCGGCCGGCGCGCCCTGGCCGGTGGTGCCGGCGGTGGCGTTCGGCATCGGGCTCGCCGCGCTGCTGACCGCCGCCACGGCGGGCCGGGGCCTGGCCGCCCCGGTGGGCGACGCTCCGATGTCGGCGGCGGGTGCAAGCGGCGTCGCCGCGGCGGGTGCGCGTCCGGCGTCGACGGCCGGCCCGGCGGGTGCCCGACCGGCGTCGGACGTGGGCGGGTGGCCGGCGGTGCTGGTGCTGCTGGGGGCGGTGCTCGGTGGGTTCGGCTTCGGCGGCCTGGTCGCCACCCGGGCGGGGACGCTGGTCGGGCTGGGGGCGCTGGTGGTGGCCGGGGTCGTGGCGGGCGTGGCCGGGCGGCCGGGCGTGGTCCGGTCCGCCGGTTGGCTGGGCGCGGTGGCCGCGGCCACCGGCTTCGCGGTCACCGCGCCGCTGGCCGGCGGGCTGCCGCTGCGTACCGCCGGGTTCACGGTGCTGGCCGTCGCGGCGGTGACGCTGCACGCGGCCCCGGCCCTGCGGACCACCCTCCGGCGGGCGGGGGCGGCGCTGGAGGGGGCGGCGCAGGCGGTGGCGCTGCTCGCGCTGCTGCTCACCGCTGGCGCGTTGCGCCACGCGGCGGCGGTCTGCGTGCTGTGGGGCGTGGTCGTGGCGGTCCGGGTGCTGCGCCGGGGTGAGACGCCGGCCCGGCGCACCGGTCTCGCGGCGGTCGCGGGCGGCAGCGAACTGCTCGGTGGTTGGCTGCTGCTGGCGGCCGGCGGGGTGGCGGTGCTGGAGGCGTACACGGTGCCGGCGGCGGTGCTCGCCCTCGGCGCGGGCCTGCTCGCGCTGCGGCGCCGACCCGGGCTGACGAGCTGGCTGGCGCTCGGCCCGGGGCTCGGCGCGGCGCTGCTGCCCAGCCTGGTTTCGGTGCTGGTCGCAGCGGACCCGCAGCCGCTGCGCCGGCTGGCGCTGGGCGTGGTGGCGCTCGGCGCCGTGCTCGGCGGCGCGGCCCGGCGCTGGCAGGCGCCGGTCCTGCTGGGCGCGGCCACGTTGGTGCCGCTGGCGCTGCACGAGCTGGCCCGGAGCTGGGATCTGCTGCCCCGCTGGATCTTCCTCGCGCTGGGGGGCCTGGCGCTGATCGGCCTGGCCGCCACGTACGAGCGGCGCCGCCGCGACCTGACCCGCCTCCGCGCCGCCGTGACCCGCCTGACCTGA
- the rocD gene encoding ornithine--oxo-acid transaminase — protein MIDDMLRTPSAVRDAERHTAHNYHPLPVVISSAEGAWLTDVDGRRYLDCLAGYSALNFGHRHPKLIEAAHAQLDRLTLTSRAFIHDQFADFCRELAALCGKELVLPMNTGAEAVETGIKVARKWGYQVKGVAPGQANIVVAEGNFHGRTTTIVSFSTDSDARADFGPYTPGFTVVPYGDLAALTEAIDENTVAVLLEPIQGEQGVVVPPEGYLPGVREVCTERNVLFIADEIQSGLGRTGATFACDLEGVVPDMYLLGKALGGGIVPVSAVAANADVLGVLQPGQHGSTFGGNPLACAVATEVVRLLATGEFQRRSAELGERLKAGLEALLGKGLVAVRVRGLWAGVDIDPALMSGRQACERLMERGVLAKDTHGSTIRLAPPLVITADEIDHAVAQLAAVLAG, from the coding sequence ATCATCGACGACATGCTGCGGACGCCCTCCGCGGTCCGGGACGCGGAGCGCCACACGGCGCACAACTACCACCCGCTGCCCGTGGTGATCTCGTCGGCCGAGGGCGCCTGGCTGACCGACGTGGACGGCCGCCGCTACCTGGACTGCCTGGCCGGCTACTCGGCGCTGAACTTCGGCCACCGGCACCCGAAGCTGATCGAGGCGGCGCACGCCCAGCTCGACCGGCTCACGCTGACCAGCCGCGCGTTCATCCACGACCAGTTCGCCGACTTCTGCCGGGAACTCGCCGCGCTCTGCGGCAAGGAACTGGTGCTGCCGATGAACACCGGCGCCGAGGCGGTGGAGACCGGCATCAAGGTCGCCCGCAAGTGGGGCTACCAGGTCAAGGGCGTCGCGCCGGGCCAGGCCAACATCGTGGTGGCGGAGGGGAACTTCCACGGCCGCACCACCACCATCGTCAGCTTCTCCACCGACTCCGACGCTCGGGCCGACTTCGGGCCGTACACGCCGGGCTTCACGGTGGTCCCCTACGGCGACCTGGCCGCGCTGACCGAGGCGATCGACGAGAACACGGTGGCCGTGCTGCTGGAGCCGATCCAGGGCGAGCAGGGCGTCGTGGTGCCGCCGGAGGGCTACCTACCCGGCGTGCGCGAGGTCTGCACCGAGCGCAACGTGCTGTTCATCGCCGACGAGATCCAGTCCGGTCTGGGGCGCACCGGCGCGACGTTCGCCTGCGACCTGGAGGGCGTCGTCCCGGACATGTACCTGCTCGGCAAGGCGCTGGGCGGCGGCATCGTGCCGGTGTCGGCGGTGGCCGCGAACGCCGACGTGCTGGGGGTGCTCCAGCCGGGCCAGCACGGCTCGACGTTCGGCGGCAACCCGCTGGCCTGCGCGGTCGCCACCGAGGTGGTCCGGCTGCTCGCCACCGGCGAGTTCCAGCGCCGTTCGGCCGAGCTGGGCGAACGGCTGAAGGCCGGCCTGGAGGCGCTGCTCGGCAAGGGTCTCGTCGCCGTCCGGGTGCGCGGCCTCTGGGCCGGCGTCGACATCGACCCGGCGCTGATGAGCGGCCGGCAGGCGTGCGAGCGGCTGATGGAGCGCGGGGTGCTGGCCAAGGACACCCACGGCTCGACCATCCGGCTCGCCCCGCCGCTGGTGATCACCGCCGACGAGATCGACCACGCGGTGGCGCAGCTCGCCGCCGTGCTGGCCGGCTGA
- a CDS encoding FHA domain-containing protein — protein MRFEISKVLDAIEGRVCTDPSLARAVVDLAEVIRWQNLDGGRPASLLRLGMVIDALSRQIGEDSVQVYAIVHRALLSDADLTSNERMVVRRWADDGLVEVLDQPGDRMLEVADLLGLPVLTRARLDGLVGRYPWVGQAGRVLAPVPGAGGPVFIAHVGGGQDPVTGTRSPAGVKLLSRQWRCPEPGCALFGGGGGGGAFADLAAIDRTPSEQPPPTLRTGVPTCPRHGSRLSDAGQRPRSEVLAVRIGGLVRKRFVLTETEPVAVGRAPDGPGGVTLGQWLNDEARRWISRSHVRFDLGRGGEVVVTDTSTNGSGIRPGGSMVETERIPLPPQQSRALGEGDLIELYPGVQIGRAAETTSDATYTPNSVMAEAPTMAMRLPRP, from the coding sequence ATGAGATTCGAGATCAGCAAGGTGCTGGACGCCATCGAGGGGCGGGTCTGCACCGACCCGTCGCTGGCGCGGGCCGTGGTCGACCTGGCCGAGGTGATCCGCTGGCAGAACCTGGACGGCGGCCGACCGGCCAGTCTGCTGCGGCTCGGGATGGTGATCGACGCGTTGTCCCGGCAGATCGGCGAGGACAGCGTCCAGGTCTACGCGATCGTGCACCGGGCGCTGCTGTCCGACGCCGACCTGACCTCCAACGAGCGGATGGTGGTCCGCCGCTGGGCCGACGACGGCCTGGTGGAGGTGCTCGACCAGCCCGGCGACCGGATGCTGGAGGTGGCCGACCTGCTCGGCCTGCCGGTGCTCACCCGGGCCCGGCTCGACGGGCTCGTCGGTCGGTACCCCTGGGTCGGCCAGGCCGGCCGGGTGCTCGCGCCGGTGCCCGGCGCCGGCGGGCCGGTCTTCATCGCGCACGTCGGCGGCGGCCAGGACCCGGTCACCGGCACCCGCTCACCGGCCGGCGTCAAGCTGCTCTCCCGGCAGTGGCGCTGCCCCGAGCCGGGCTGCGCGCTGTTCGGCGGCGGCGGGGGCGGCGGCGCCTTCGCCGACCTGGCCGCGATCGACCGGACCCCGTCCGAGCAGCCCCCGCCCACGCTGCGCACCGGCGTGCCGACCTGCCCCCGGCACGGCAGCCGCCTCTCCGACGCCGGGCAGCGCCCCCGCAGCGAGGTGCTGGCGGTGCGGATCGGCGGGCTGGTGCGGAAGCGGTTCGTGCTCACCGAGACCGAGCCGGTGGCGGTCGGGCGGGCCCCGGACGGCCCCGGCGGCGTGACGCTCGGCCAGTGGCTCAACGACGAGGCCCGCCGCTGGATCAGCCGCAGCCACGTCCGTTTCGACCTGGGGCGCGGCGGCGAGGTGGTGGTCACCGACACCAGCACCAACGGCTCCGGCATCCGGCCCGGCGGGTCGATGGTCGAGACGGAGCGGATCCCGCTGCCGCCGCAGCAGTCCCGCGCGCTGGGCGAGGGCGACCTGATCGAGCTCTACCCGGGCGTGCAGATCGGGCGGGCCGCCGAGACGACCAGCGACGCCACCTACACCCCGAACTCGGTGATGGCCGAGGCGCCGACCATGGCGATGCGGCTGCCGCGCCCCTGA
- a CDS encoding fatty acid desaturase family protein encodes MTTSTVAAPEGRRGSDYARLSRRVAEAGLFDRRPGRYAVRIALTLGVFLAGWVLVATVGDSWWQLPLAAGMAVATTQVAFLGHDAGHRQMFRRRGPSEVAGLVAGNLAVGLSYGWWVDKHNRHHANPNHADEDPDVGAGALVWTYEQAMATRGLGRWLARHQAWLFFPLLLLEGLALHVASIRALADRQPDGRWRVPVRHRAVEATLLAAHTAGYVGLLLAVMSPGKALLFAAVHQGLWGLYMGCAFAPNHKGMPMPTADDDLDYLRKQVLTARNVRGGRLVDLALGGLNHQIEHHLFPNLPRANLRRARPLVRAYCAEQGIPYAETGLVESYRQGLAHLHDVGRPLRAG; translated from the coding sequence ATGACGACTTCGACGGTGGCGGCACCGGAGGGCAGGCGGGGCAGCGACTACGCACGCCTGTCCCGCCGGGTCGCCGAGGCCGGGCTGTTCGACCGGCGGCCGGGCCGGTACGCGGTCCGCATCGCGCTCACCCTGGGCGTGTTCCTGGCCGGCTGGGTGCTGGTGGCGACCGTCGGCGACTCCTGGTGGCAACTGCCGCTGGCGGCCGGCATGGCGGTGGCCACCACCCAGGTGGCGTTCCTCGGGCACGACGCCGGGCACCGGCAGATGTTCCGCCGGCGCGGGCCCAGCGAGGTTGCCGGTCTGGTCGCCGGCAACCTCGCCGTGGGGCTCAGCTACGGCTGGTGGGTGGACAAGCACAACCGGCACCACGCCAACCCGAACCACGCCGACGAGGACCCGGACGTCGGCGCGGGCGCGTTGGTCTGGACGTACGAGCAGGCGATGGCGACCCGGGGCCTGGGCCGGTGGCTGGCCCGTCACCAGGCGTGGCTGTTCTTCCCGCTGCTGCTGCTGGAGGGGCTGGCGCTGCACGTGGCGAGCATCCGGGCGCTGGCCGACCGGCAGCCGGACGGCCGGTGGCGCGTCCCGGTGCGGCACCGGGCGGTGGAGGCGACGCTGCTCGCGGCGCACACCGCCGGTTACGTCGGCCTGCTGCTCGCGGTGATGTCACCGGGTAAGGCGCTGCTCTTCGCCGCCGTGCACCAGGGACTCTGGGGCCTCTACATGGGGTGCGCGTTCGCCCCGAACCACAAGGGCATGCCGATGCCCACCGCCGACGACGACCTCGACTACCTGCGCAAGCAGGTGCTCACCGCCCGCAACGTGCGCGGCGGCCGGCTCGTCGACCTGGCGCTGGGCGGTCTCAACCACCAGATCGAGCACCACCTGTTCCCGAACCTGCCGCGCGCCAACCTGCGCCGGGCCCGACCGCTGGTCCGGGCCTACTGCGCCGAGCAGGGCATCCCGTACGCGGAGACCGGGCTGGTCGAGTCGTACCGGCAGGGGTTGGCGCACCTGCACGACGTGGGGCGACCGCTGCGCGCGGGCTGA